In one window of Maribacter sp. BPC-D8 DNA:
- a CDS encoding tRNA1(Val) (adenine(37)-N6)-methyltransferase — MKIGTDGVLLGAWANVENNPESILDIGAGTGVISLMLAQRCFAEVMDAIEIDADAYEQCVENFELSPWGDRLYCYHAGLDEFVDEIEDQYELIVCNPPFYAETVTSGNLQRDQARQNEFLPFNELLEGVSKLLTENGQFATIIPFKEKEAFVHMAADLGLFPKECLHVKGNPTSEIKRVLLAFSREEQKCKTTELVIETERHVYTAEYVDLTKEFYLKM; from the coding sequence ATGAAAATTGGTACAGACGGAGTTCTTTTAGGTGCTTGGGCAAATGTCGAAAACAACCCAGAATCTATTCTTGATATTGGTGCTGGTACAGGTGTTATTTCTTTAATGTTGGCACAACGTTGCTTTGCAGAGGTAATGGATGCCATAGAGATTGATGCAGATGCCTATGAGCAATGTGTAGAGAATTTTGAGTTATCGCCATGGGGCGATCGATTATACTGCTACCATGCCGGTTTAGATGAATTCGTTGATGAAATCGAAGACCAATATGAATTGATTGTTTGTAACCCACCTTTTTATGCTGAGACGGTAACTTCGGGTAATCTACAGCGAGATCAAGCACGACAAAATGAGTTTCTTCCCTTTAATGAACTTTTAGAGGGTGTTTCGAAATTACTAACCGAAAACGGACAATTCGCTACAATTATTCCTTTTAAAGAAAAAGAGGCATTTGTACATATGGCAGCAGACTTAGGTTTGTTTCCAAAAGAATGTCTTCATGTAAAAGGGAACCCGACTTCAGAAATAAAACGTGTGTTATTGGCGTTCTCTAGAGAAGAACAAAAATGTAAGACTACCGAGTTGGTGATTGAAACAGAACGGCATGTCTATACTGCTGAGTATGTGGACTTGACTAAAGAGTTTTATTTAAAAATGTAA